The Azospirillum ramasamyi DNA segment CTATTTCGGATGCCGCGAGGCGCATCTGCCGCTGGAACTGGGATACGGCAAGGCGCTGCTGGAACAGGCCGGGCACCAGGTGCTGCTGCTGGACGGCGCGCTGGACGGCCTGTCGAACGCCGGGCTGGCGGAGCGGGTCGCCGCCTTCGCCCCCGACATGACGGTGCTGACCACGGCGCCGACCTACCTGTTCTGGCGCTGCGCCCAGCCGGAGCTGTGGGTGCCGAAGGAGTTCCTGACCGCGCTGGACGGCCGCGGCGGACGCACCGTCGCGGTCGGGCCGCACGGCTCCACCACCCCGGCGCCGACGCTGGGCAAGCTCGGCGTCGATCTGGTGGTGCGCGGGGAGTGCGAGGAGATCGTCGCCAGACTGGCGGAGGGCACGGCGCTGGACGACATTCCGGCGCTGGCCTTCCAACGCGATGGCGATCTGGTGGTGACCGGCGGGCCGCATGCGGCGCGCTTCACCGATCTGCCGGCGCTGTCCTGGCCGGTGGAATGGCTGCGGCGCCACCCGCACCACCACCACCGCTACGGCACCGAACCGGCCGGGCCGGGGGCGGAGGTGGAGGCGTCGCGCGGCTGCCCCTACAACTGCAGCTTCTGCGCCAAGATCGACTTCCGCGACCAGTACCGGCGGCGCGACACCGCCATCATCCTGGAGGAGATCGACGGGCTGATCGCCGCCGGCGTGCGCTATGTCTATTTCATCGACGAGATCTTCCTGCCCCGGCGCGACTTGCTGGAAGCGCTGGTGGAAAGGCCGGTCGAGTTCGGCGTGCAGACGCGCATCGATTTGTGGAAGCCGGAGATGCTCGACCTGCTGGGGGCGGCCGGCTGCGTGTCGATCGAGGCCGGGGTGGAAAGCCTGACCGAGGAAGGCCGCGCCTCGCTCGACAAGAAATGCCGGATGAGCACCGACGATCTGGCCGAGCGGCTGATCCATGCCCGGCGCAGCGTGCCCTTCGTCCAGGCCAACCTGATCGCCATGGCCGGCGACGATGCCGGCATGG contains these protein-coding regions:
- a CDS encoding TIGR04295 family B12-binding domain-containing radical SAM protein gives rise to the protein MRAALVNPAWSFDHSIYFGCREAHLPLELGYGKALLEQAGHQVLLLDGALDGLSNAGLAERVAAFAPDMTVLTTAPTYLFWRCAQPELWVPKEFLTALDGRGGRTVAVGPHGSTTPAPTLGKLGVDLVVRGECEEIVARLAEGTALDDIPALAFQRDGDLVVTGGPHAARFTDLPALSWPVEWLRRHPHHHHRYGTEPAGPGAEVEASRGCPYNCSFCAKIDFRDQYRRRDTAIILEEIDGLIAAGVRYVYFIDEIFLPRRDLLEALVERPVEFGVQTRIDLWKPEMLDLLGAAGCVSIEAGVESLTEEGRASLDKKCRMSTDDLAERLIHARRSVPFVQANLIAMAGDDAGMVKSWREKLLAAGVWANDPVPLYPYPASPDYRRLWGEPDDRAWERAHEHYLGQFDRLSDIQEDEPLPLAELEAACSCR